The Xanthomonas sontii genome contains a region encoding:
- the folB gene encoding dihydroneopterin aldolase has translation MDKVFIEGLEIDALIGIYDWERRIRQTLRFDLEMGFDNRKPAASDDIADTLNYKAVSKRLVELVEQSGYGLVETLAERCAEAVLHEFDVQWLRLKLSKPGAVRGAQAVGVIIERSRA, from the coding sequence ATGGATAAAGTCTTCATCGAAGGTCTGGAAATCGACGCGCTGATCGGCATCTACGATTGGGAGCGGCGGATCCGGCAGACGCTGCGCTTCGATCTGGAAATGGGCTTCGACAACCGCAAGCCCGCGGCCAGCGACGACATCGCCGACACGCTCAACTACAAGGCGGTGAGCAAGCGCCTGGTGGAACTGGTCGAGCAGTCCGGCTACGGGCTGGTGGAAACCCTGGCCGAGCGCTGCGCGGAAGCGGTGTTGCATGAATTCGACGTGCAGTGGCTGCGGCTGAAGCTGAGCAAGCCGGGCGCGGTGCGCGGAGCGCAGGCAGTGGGGGTCATCATCGAGCGCAGCCGCGCATGA